The following are from one region of the Candidatus Dadabacteria bacterium genome:
- a CDS encoding MMPL family transporter, which translates to MKLLREIESRLGNWAIMHRWPIIVAAIVLTGIATSGTLLLEFSTDHRVYFSKNNPQLLEYQEMEDMYGKSDNVFFAIVPEDRDATSALALKATEWLTERAWQTPFASRVDSITNFQHTEADGDEILVRELVDESAFSDAEERSRIREIALAEPALAGRLLARDGGVSGVNVTLQLPGEDQMREGAEVVEHSRKLANEFRERFPGIDVRLAGMVIFNQAFMDVSLDDLRTLIPVSFLAMAFMLLLLTRGFSGTFAIMLVVTMSVMTAVGIGGWVGLPMTSPSAVSPVVVLTVAIANCVHIYSAVVNYMHDAVSGTSENHGSRTRRDAIVESVRVNFQPVFLSSLTTTLGFLSLNFSDSPPFRHLGTFVAFGVGAAFVLSVTFLPALLSLLPVRVRTSLPRENSLIIMFGKFVIRRSRQLLWGSVLIVVVLVASISKNELNDVFLHYFDESVEFRKDSEFIVNNLTGLYAMEYSLPSRSPGGVSDPAYLSDVEGFAEWYRGQPETIHVNVITDTFRRLNKSMNGDDPAYYRLPADRELAAQYLLLYEISLPYGLDLNNQIDVSKSATRMVVRTRTLSSNEVIALDQRARQWLAGHAPNISGQVSAGTTLMFANLGRRNIISMLAGTTLALVGISFILIFALRSWRLGITSMVPNLIPGALGFGIWGLTVGQVGVSLSMVTAMTLGIVVDDTVHFLSRYQRTRRELGSTSADAVLAAFRTVGQALLTTSLVLVAGFVVVSFSNFELNSAMGKLTALVIALALVADFLLLPPLLMKFDVNGRPVFSGKRLSR; encoded by the coding sequence ATGAAATTGCTGAGAGAGATAGAGTCGCGGCTGGGCAACTGGGCCATCATGCACCGGTGGCCGATCATAGTCGCCGCCATTGTCTTGACCGGGATTGCAACAAGCGGCACGTTGTTGCTTGAATTTTCGACTGACCACCGCGTCTACTTTTCCAAAAATAACCCTCAGCTTCTGGAGTACCAGGAGATGGAGGACATGTACGGCAAGAGCGACAACGTCTTTTTCGCCATCGTGCCGGAGGACCGGGACGCCACGTCGGCTCTCGCACTTAAAGCTACGGAGTGGCTCACCGAACGGGCTTGGCAGACCCCATTCGCGAGCCGTGTCGATTCCATTACCAACTTTCAGCATACCGAAGCCGACGGCGACGAGATATTGGTGCGTGAACTTGTGGACGAGAGTGCTTTCAGCGATGCCGAAGAGCGGTCACGGATTCGCGAAATCGCCTTGGCGGAACCGGCTCTCGCGGGGCGCCTGCTGGCACGCGACGGCGGTGTTTCGGGAGTAAACGTCACATTGCAGTTGCCGGGCGAGGACCAGATGCGCGAAGGCGCGGAGGTTGTTGAGCACTCGCGGAAACTTGCTAATGAGTTTCGGGAGCGTTTCCCCGGCATTGATGTGCGATTGGCTGGAATGGTGATTTTTAATCAGGCCTTTATGGATGTGTCGCTGGACGACCTTAGGACGCTTATCCCGGTGAGTTTCTTGGCAATGGCGTTCATGCTGTTGCTGCTGACGCGGGGATTTTCTGGAACGTTCGCAATAATGCTCGTCGTGACGATGTCGGTAATGACCGCTGTGGGCATCGGAGGCTGGGTAGGACTTCCAATGACATCACCTTCGGCGGTTTCCCCGGTCGTCGTGCTGACGGTGGCTATTGCCAACTGCGTCCACATCTATTCCGCCGTTGTCAACTACATGCATGATGCGGTGTCCGGCACGTCTGAGAATCACGGCAGCAGAACTAGGCGGGATGCAATTGTCGAGTCGGTCCGGGTGAACTTTCAGCCGGTCTTCCTGTCGAGCCTGACAACCACGCTCGGTTTTTTGAGCTTGAACTTCTCCGATTCGCCTCCCTTCCGCCATCTGGGTACCTTCGTTGCATTTGGGGTAGGTGCAGCGTTTGTACTCTCCGTAACTTTTCTGCCGGCGCTGCTCTCGCTGCTGCCGGTTCGGGTACGCACATCCCTGCCTCGAGAGAATTCCCTGATAATCATGTTCGGCAAGTTCGTGATACGCCGAAGCCGCCAGTTGCTCTGGGGTTCCGTGCTGATCGTGGTAGTGCTTGTGGCATCGATTTCCAAGAACGAGCTAAACGATGTCTTCCTCCACTACTTTGACGAGAGCGTCGAATTCCGAAAAGACTCTGAATTCATCGTTAACAACCTCACCGGTTTGTATGCCATGGAGTACTCGCTCCCATCGCGCTCCCCGGGTGGGGTTAGCGACCCGGCGTATCTCTCCGACGTCGAAGGGTTTGCCGAGTGGTACAGGGGGCAGCCTGAAACGATACACGTAAACGTCATCACCGATACCTTCCGACGGCTAAACAAGAGCATGAACGGAGACGATCCCGCCTATTACCGGCTACCCGCAGACCGGGAGCTTGCTGCGCAGTACCTGCTTCTCTACGAGATCTCTCTACCCTATGGCCTTGATCTCAACAACCAGATCGACGTCAGTAAGTCAGCCACCCGGATGGTAGTGAGAACGCGGACGCTCTCGTCAAACGAAGTGATCGCGCTTGATCAGCGCGCGCGGCAATGGCTCGCAGGCCACGCGCCGAATATCTCCGGTCAGGTGAGTGCCGGCACCACGTTGATGTTCGCCAATCTCGGCCGCCGAAATATTATTTCCATGCTCGCTGGAACCACGCTCGCGCTCGTTGGAATTTCCTTCATTCTCATCTTCGCGCTGCGATCATGGCGACTCGGAATCACGAGCATGGTCCCAAACCTGATTCCCGGGGCATTGGGTTTCGGCATATGGGGTTTGACAGTCGGACAAGTGGGAGTATCACTTTCGATGGTAACAGCCATGACGTTGGGTATCGTGGTCGACGACACTGTTCATTTTCTCAGCAGGTACCAACGAACCCGACGCGAACTCGGTTCCACCTCTGCTGACGCGGTACTGGCTGCCTTCCGAACCGTGGGTCAGGCACTGCTTACGACCTCGCTTGTGCTCGTGGCAGGCTTTGTCGTGGTGAGTTTTTCCAATTTCGAACTCAATTCAGCGATGGGCAAGCTCACAGCGCTTGTAATCGCTTTGGCCCTAGTGGCCGATTTCCTTCTCCTGCCACCGCTTCTCATGAAGTTCGACGTGAATGGGCGTCCCGTCTTCTCTGGGAAGCGGTTATCAAGGTGA
- a CDS encoding outer membrane lipoprotein-sorting protein has product MIRFSIPRVVLAVLGSFLAICFWPAESYSDLLSGTAEEAGLRVATEARERQKGFGNFTASLTMTLRNKQGQETQRSLRLKVIEVQEDGDRTLFVFDHPRDVKGTAFLVHAHKTGPDKQWLYLPALKRVKGISASKQSGSFMGSEFSYEDMGAVEVGKFIHRFIREEPCGDLKCLVLERIPKSQDSGYSRQVVWLDREELRTIQVHYFDRRDEHLKTMVVEGYAKYLDRFWRSSTITMTNLLTGKSTVLLWSDYKFGTDLDAKDFTKTALKRIR; this is encoded by the coding sequence ATGATTCGGTTTTCAATTCCACGCGTAGTACTTGCGGTGCTTGGGAGCTTTCTTGCAATTTGTTTCTGGCCGGCTGAGTCGTATTCCGATCTCCTGAGCGGTACCGCTGAGGAAGCGGGTCTCAGGGTTGCGACCGAAGCTCGTGAGCGCCAGAAGGGTTTCGGCAATTTTACCGCAAGCCTGACTATGACGCTGCGTAACAAACAAGGGCAAGAAACCCAGCGTTCACTCCGCCTCAAGGTCATTGAAGTCCAGGAGGACGGCGATCGAACCCTGTTTGTGTTTGACCATCCACGGGACGTCAAAGGAACCGCTTTTCTCGTCCACGCCCACAAGACCGGCCCGGACAAACAGTGGCTTTATCTTCCCGCCCTTAAGCGGGTGAAAGGCATCAGCGCCTCAAAACAATCAGGTTCTTTCATGGGCAGCGAATTCTCCTACGAGGACATGGGAGCGGTTGAGGTCGGGAAATTCATTCACCGGTTCATCCGCGAAGAACCTTGCGGTGATCTCAAGTGCCTCGTTCTGGAGCGTATCCCGAAAAGCCAGGATTCCGGGTACTCACGCCAGGTGGTTTGGCTAGACCGGGAGGAACTTCGAACAATTCAGGTCCACTACTTCGATCGCAGGGATGAGCACCTCAAGACGATGGTCGTGGAGGGCTATGCAAAATACCTTGATCGATTTTGGCGGAGCAGCACTATAACGATGACAAACCTGCTGACGGGCAAGAGTACCGTGCTGCTATGGTCAGACTACAAGTTCGGGACCGATCTCGACGCCAAGGACTTTACCAAAACAGCCCTAAAGCGGATACGGTAG
- a CDS encoding methyltransferase domain-containing protein has protein sequence MADDSHNPVSNAVQPDDILERLSKYRRSQGMSKEEYASTVTAFYNLITDFCERGWGQSIHFAVMEPGVSFEESIANHEYFLGEAIGLRPGMKVLDVGCGVGGPQRSLARKFGASIVGLNINRYQLGKCSVYNSEAGLDHLCSVLHGDFLNIPAEDGSFDAAYHIEALCHAPDKAAAYAEIFRVLRPGAVFVGYDVCTTPLYDGGNPKHRELKEINEYVSALPEIASFTEVDDSLRAAGFELVEARDRALDADSKTPWYQPLEGGSLNLRSFSRTALGRKIASAVVPVLEGVRAVPKGSSEARRIINVVADSLLAAGRLGIVTPMYYHKARKPG, from the coding sequence ATGGCAGATGACTCCCATAACCCAGTTTCAAATGCAGTTCAGCCGGATGATATTTTGGAAAGGCTGTCGAAGTACCGCAGAAGCCAGGGGATGAGCAAGGAAGAGTACGCCAGCACGGTAACGGCGTTTTATAACCTCATTACCGACTTTTGCGAACGTGGATGGGGACAGTCAATTCACTTCGCAGTGATGGAGCCGGGGGTGTCTTTCGAGGAATCCATTGCCAACCATGAGTATTTTCTGGGCGAAGCCATTGGGTTGAGACCGGGTATGAAGGTGCTGGATGTCGGGTGCGGAGTGGGCGGGCCCCAACGCTCCCTCGCAAGAAAGTTCGGCGCTTCGATCGTGGGCCTCAACATCAACAGATATCAGCTCGGGAAGTGCTCCGTGTATAACAGCGAGGCTGGCCTGGACCATCTCTGCAGCGTCCTGCACGGCGATTTCCTGAATATACCGGCGGAAGACGGAAGCTTCGACGCGGCTTACCATATCGAGGCCTTGTGTCATGCGCCGGATAAAGCCGCGGCCTATGCCGAGATATTCCGTGTATTGCGGCCCGGCGCGGTCTTCGTCGGCTACGACGTGTGCACGACCCCGCTTTACGACGGCGGAAATCCTAAGCACCGGGAACTCAAAGAAATAAACGAATACGTCTCCGCTCTTCCGGAAATCGCTTCATTCACGGAGGTAGACGACAGCCTGCGGGCAGCCGGTTTCGAACTTGTCGAGGCGCGTGACCGCGCTCTTGACGCCGACTCCAAGACGCCGTGGTATCAACCGCTGGAAGGGGGCAGCCTGAATCTGAGGAGTTTCTCGAGAACGGCCCTTGGCCGCAAAATCGCCTCGGCGGTTGTGCCCGTTCTGGAAGGCGTGCGCGCCGTACCCAAGGGGTCGTCCGAGGCACGGAGAATTATCAATGTCGTGGCCGACAGCCTCTTGGCCGCAGGACGTCTGGGAATTGTTACGCCCATGTACTACCACAAGGCGCGCAAACCGGGTTGA
- a CDS encoding ergosterol biosynthesis protein, with protein MIEWLGITHLFELSRTEAIAGFFTPLVIFAVFFLAQLILPGKRVPGYVINPQTGKPRNYRLNGIVVFAVALIVWAFELTGMPREWFYRSSIYAVVGGTVFTTIFAIIAVFSQPQGKIKNPLLALWDGRAQEISFFNERFDIKMYFYVVGGTMLALNALSGAAYNYEIFGENYNPGVFLYAAFYTYYILDYFIFERVQLYTYDLIHEGIGFKMFWGGLVIYGWLFILPLWGMAAYPSPGFSSAWTYFWLIGTTALFLFGWGISRGANMQKYTFKRWPDRKFLGIFEPEYIQAGDRKILCSGFWGAARHFNYLGEGFLGLSIALAFGYFTNPWAWTYFVFVVTFFTFRQRFDDAYCAEKYGAEKWAEYQARVKYRILPGIY; from the coding sequence ATGATTGAATGGCTTGGTATTACCCACCTTTTCGAGCTTTCCCGTACGGAAGCGATTGCGGGTTTTTTCACCCCGCTGGTGATTTTCGCCGTGTTTTTTCTGGCGCAGCTTATCCTGCCCGGAAAGCGGGTTCCCGGCTACGTTATTAATCCGCAGACCGGTAAACCCCGTAATTATCGGCTAAACGGTATCGTGGTGTTTGCAGTTGCGCTGATCGTGTGGGCTTTCGAGCTCACCGGGATGCCGCGTGAGTGGTTCTACCGGTCCTCGATCTATGCCGTGGTGGGCGGAACAGTCTTCACCACAATCTTTGCGATCATAGCGGTTTTCAGCCAGCCGCAAGGCAAGATAAAGAACCCGCTTCTGGCGCTTTGGGACGGGCGGGCGCAGGAGATATCGTTCTTTAACGAGCGCTTCGATATAAAGATGTATTTCTATGTCGTCGGTGGGACGATGCTGGCGCTCAACGCCTTGTCCGGGGCTGCGTACAACTACGAAATCTTTGGCGAGAACTATAATCCGGGCGTTTTCCTGTATGCGGCATTCTACACATACTACATACTGGATTACTTTATCTTTGAGCGCGTCCAGCTATATACCTACGATCTGATCCATGAGGGCATCGGCTTCAAAATGTTCTGGGGAGGCCTCGTGATCTACGGGTGGCTGTTCATCCTCCCGTTGTGGGGCATGGCCGCTTATCCGTCTCCCGGATTTTCGTCGGCGTGGACATATTTCTGGCTAATCGGAACGACTGCGCTGTTCCTGTTCGGGTGGGGCATCTCTCGCGGCGCCAACATGCAGAAATATACATTCAAGCGATGGCCCGACCGCAAATTTCTCGGGATCTTCGAGCCTGAGTACATCCAGGCCGGAGACCGCAAGATCCTGTGCAGTGGTTTCTGGGGTGCCGCTCGCCACTTCAACTACCTGGGCGAAGGTTTCCTTGGTCTTTCAATTGCCCTGGCATTCGGCTACTTTACTAATCCCTGGGCGTGGACCTACTTTGTCTTCGTCGTAACGTTTTTTACCTTTCGTCAACGTTTTGACGATGCGTACTGTGCCGAGAAATACGGTGCCGAAAAGTGGGCGGAATATCAGGCACGGGTCAAATACCGGATTCTTCCCGGCATTTATTGA
- a CDS encoding cytochrome P450: MNDPIESQPLSLLDEFILMLLDEESGYFYQIAAHKMNCAIIGAALAELSLLSRIDTDVDSLLLLDQTETGNPGLDLILKEIVNEPVQHNAQYWIEKLFSHAETITDFTLENLVNLGILEHHQGDFWTVAAGKLYADANGDDEDASLSQFIKTRIGKDIFSDDIPHPRDIIIICLIETCGIFPLMFKLDKKAEERIELICRMDLIGRSMADAVAQNINNPLLTTSHHGKKIPRASLHRVLLNPHTRSGNLPALFADLTKQHGPVFELTLPFSKPNIFISGPEVNHWVRRHGRKYLTSKNLFGEFEKVYGAVGILPALDGADHFRYRKTMTPAYSRGRLEDQLDVVFSRAREFMANWKVGESYPARDLCRKMINAQTSPLMMNIDTQDIMDDIIAYKERALSTHLLNILPKFMLETPGMKRRAKAIGTLMERVQSVHTAAQRAGCPRNFVDDLLSLNANYPLLMPESNLSFALSAVVLASMYLGDGFNFALYAMASHPELYERIRSEADALFSNGDPTGKDFSPANLEVTDRFINECLRVYPIVPMSMRGVVNTFTIEGYEIPQGARVNIAQTAPHYMEDCFPDPFSFDIDRYLPPRNEHRNPGYAPYGLGPHTCLGARWMTLHMAVNLLIIAHYFTLRVHPENYKLGITAFPSMKPDKKLKFHIAEQKHELPI; encoded by the coding sequence ATGAATGACCCTATTGAGAGCCAGCCGCTGAGCTTGCTCGACGAGTTCATATTGATGCTTCTCGACGAGGAGAGCGGCTACTTTTACCAAATAGCCGCCCACAAAATGAACTGCGCTATTATCGGCGCGGCACTTGCGGAACTCTCTCTGCTTTCTCGTATCGACACAGACGTCGATTCTCTTCTCCTTCTGGATCAAACAGAAACGGGTAACCCCGGCTTGGACCTAATTCTTAAGGAAATCGTCAATGAGCCAGTTCAGCACAACGCCCAATACTGGATTGAAAAGCTCTTCAGCCATGCGGAAACAATCACTGATTTTACATTAGAGAACTTGGTTAATCTGGGAATTCTGGAACATCACCAGGGTGATTTCTGGACAGTGGCAGCTGGCAAACTATACGCGGATGCAAACGGCGACGATGAAGATGCAAGTCTAAGTCAGTTCATCAAAACCAGAATCGGCAAAGACATCTTTTCAGACGACATTCCACATCCGCGAGATATTATCATCATTTGCCTGATCGAGACATGCGGTATCTTTCCCCTCATGTTTAAGCTTGACAAAAAGGCGGAAGAACGGATCGAGCTTATCTGCAGGATGGACCTCATCGGCCGTTCAATGGCGGACGCGGTCGCACAGAACATCAATAATCCGCTGCTTACAACTTCCCATCATGGCAAAAAAATCCCGCGCGCCTCACTTCATCGGGTACTGCTCAACCCACATACTCGTAGTGGAAACCTTCCAGCACTTTTTGCAGATTTGACAAAGCAGCACGGCCCAGTCTTTGAGCTCACACTTCCTTTCTCAAAGCCAAATATTTTTATTTCCGGACCGGAAGTAAACCACTGGGTACGTCGACACGGACGGAAGTACCTGACATCCAAGAACCTTTTTGGCGAATTTGAGAAAGTGTATGGGGCGGTAGGCATATTACCTGCCCTGGATGGCGCAGACCATTTCCGGTATCGGAAAACCATGACTCCAGCCTACTCCCGCGGGAGACTGGAAGATCAGCTGGATGTGGTCTTCAGTAGGGCTCGCGAATTCATGGCAAATTGGAAAGTGGGCGAAAGCTATCCTGCAAGGGACCTGTGCCGAAAAATGATTAACGCTCAGACATCACCTTTAATGATGAACATTGATACGCAGGATATCATGGATGATATAATTGCCTACAAGGAGCGGGCGCTCAGCACCCATCTCTTAAACATTCTGCCAAAATTCATGTTGGAAACACCGGGAATGAAACGCAGGGCCAAGGCAATAGGCACTTTGATGGAGCGGGTGCAAAGTGTCCATACAGCAGCACAACGGGCCGGTTGTCCGCGAAACTTTGTGGATGATCTGCTAAGCCTCAATGCGAACTACCCGCTATTGATGCCCGAGTCGAATCTGAGTTTCGCTCTATCGGCAGTGGTGCTTGCCAGCATGTACTTGGGTGACGGCTTTAACTTCGCCCTTTATGCCATGGCGTCACATCCTGAGCTTTACGAAAGAATTCGAAGTGAGGCCGACGCACTGTTTTCAAATGGTGATCCAACTGGCAAAGACTTCTCTCCTGCCAATCTGGAAGTCACCGATCGCTTCATCAATGAATGCCTTCGGGTGTACCCGATTGTTCCAATGTCCATGCGTGGCGTCGTGAATACGTTCACGATCGAGGGCTACGAAATACCGCAGGGGGCCAGAGTAAACATTGCACAAACCGCCCCGCACTATATGGAAGATTGCTTCCCGGATCCCTTTTCATTTGATATCGACCGCTACCTGCCGCCCCGCAATGAGCATAGAAACCCCGGATACGCCCCATACGGACTGGGCCCGCACACGTGCCTCGGCGCCCGATGGATGACTCTGCATATGGCTGTCAACCTGCTGATCATAGCGCATTACTTTACCCTTCGCGTACACCCCGAAAACTATAAACTTGGGATCACCGCGTTTCCATCAATGAAGCCGGACAAAAAGCTTAAATTTCATATCGCCGAGCAGAAGCACGAACTACCCATCTGA